Genomic segment of Anguilla rostrata isolate EN2019 chromosome 13, ASM1855537v3, whole genome shotgun sequence:
ACTGGGCGGTGTATATAAGCATTTTACTTTATAGTGTGTCTTTAATTTGATGCTGTAGGCCCACAGAAGTAAAGATTAATGGAGGATAATTAAAAACTTGAGTGGAGGCTAATTATTTCATCTTGCATCCGACGTCTGTTGCCTGTTGCTAAATTGGTTTgttatggtttttgttttatttatccatCTTCTATGGTATActtatctttttttgttcttggtcTGACTGTATTTATGTCTTGGAGAACAATGAAGTCATTCAAATTCGTGTTTATAACCGTCAAAGTACAGTAATCCCTCCGAACATGATGGCCATGTTTGGAGGGATttgacagccattttaaaaggagCTGGAATAGCTTCAAACTGAAATCAGCAAAGAGGCAATAAGAGCAGATGTTCATTCAGTGCTGCATAAAAGGAAATAATGTGTATGATTTGCATGGATATGCAATAGTGATACTCATAAAAGAGGAAAGATATTATGTGCATGAATATACCAtactgaaatgaataaaacaggaCATGTCGTACATGCAGTGCTACTTAAGGAGCAAAGGCGTGTACGTGTGGACTTGCAACGCTGACATTTGTGGGCGGTTGTCATGGTTTCCCCATAGGCCTGGGGATGGGGGCAAGCAAGAGCAAGCACAAGAACCCAGGGCAGCGGTCCCGGAGTTTGGACGGCACCAtcggcagcagcggcggcgggtACCGCCAGAGCCCCGCCCAGCAGACCATGACGCCCAACCGCAGCCCCGCCGTGGACGGGACCCGGGGCGGCAGCCGTCACCACGTCAACAGCGCGGAGCTGGCGCTGTTCGGGGGCGTGGATCACATGGGGGGCTACAACTCCCCCCAGAGGGCCGGAACCCTCGCAGGTACGACCTTCGCCTCGAcctctggaggagaggaggcagcgATTTTCAGGGTTCACCTTAACGTTGAAGGGACACAGGGTTCAAGTTTTTTACACTTCTGGGGAGATGTTTCCAGACAAGCCCTACTTGTGCTATTACTTAAACCTGTTAAACCAGTTTTCTCTATTGGCATAAAAAATTGCTATTACCTCCACCCTTTCTTGTTCACTGTTTCAGACACCCGACACCCTCTCCCATCTCCGAACctaaaatgttcaaatgtatCAGATGTGTCACACATTTTTGGACAACAACTGATTCTCTGCATGTCTTTAGtgttgaaattaaatgtttcctGTGTTTAACACCAACACGTGCCTGCTTGCCCAGAGCAAGTAAACCCAGGTATTGGACAAGTAAGGCTGCTTGGACACTTGCCCGAGTGGGAAAGTGAAGATTTGTGGCTAATTACGATTCAGCCCGTTCAAATCACTGTTTGGCACCGCCAAGGTAGCACAAAAGCCAGGTCGTGTGCGAGAGAAAAAGGCGGAGTCACATTGGTTACTGAGACCACTGACCAATCGTAGAACATTGATTACTTGGCTACAGTTAACACTGTGAATCTGGGCAGATAGCTAGTTAGTACAGTAACATTTCTTATCTATTAGTTTCTGTTTTAGCCTGCCTGAAAATGAGCTCAACAGCCAAGTCTTAGGATCAATCTATATTGTCCCTGTTAAATTGCAAAATATAGTTActtaacacaaaataaaatgagtaaaaatacaattttccaTTGTGCTTTCATTGTTGTAGGAGGGGTCACTACTTTTGTGGCACTGTACGACTACGAATCACGCACAGCCTCAGATCTCTCGTTCAAGAAAGGCGATCGACTGCAGATAGTCAACAACACGTAAGGACATTCGCCCCCtcccaatgcacacacacacacacgcacacacaagaaCATTCGTGCATATACACCACAAACATATCATGCAAATGctcagacactgacacacatgcgTGCTGAAATACACGCGACCGaacacacccacccaaaacATATACTTGCAcgagcacagaaacacacacacgtccacgcGCAAGTTTTCCTAGGTTCTTGTCTGATGTTGTACTGTTTCTAAACCACAGTTATGCTCTGTGTCTGAAAGTGGGCTGTGGCTCCTTGCTAACCCGGATTGGTGCACAAGGAACGCAGTTCCTGACACCTGCAAACTTCAGCTCCCTGTCCGTTTCCTCAGTATCCCATGGAAACTGTGCCGCCACTCTAACGCTTGCTGTTTGTTCTctaacccctcccactccctctccctcttcacaCGCTTCACGGTTTAATTTAGGAGAAAGCTGAACAGCAGGTTAGTAAAAACCGCTTCTGAGTGTGTCTTCACATGTCCGTCTGTAGCCTCGCCCTAGTTAGCTTTCCTGTGACCCGTGGAAACACAGTTCATGTGTTTTCTGCAATGGTTTTTGGTTGTTGCTAATATCgcctttcatttcattcctgTAGTTAAATGTTGGTGGTCTTTGTGCTTTGACATCACAAAGTATATTTTGAGGGGAAGGATATGGCAAATACATCATTTAAAACCAATAGAATGACATGGAGATTTGTCTTTCAAAAAAGATCAATTACCCCAAAGTATCAGAagatttatttcaataaatataattcatttttaagtttcTGTGTATTACACCATCAAATAAACGAAAACTCGGAGGGACTCGTGTGTGAATTCAATCAGCAGACAAAGCTTTACTTTATTTAGTTAGGTTAATTTGTCAGAAACAGTGCGCACTGTTTTACATAAATTCAAAAACGTGAAATGTCATCTAGCGCACGAGTGAACCTGAAAgcttgttttcatctgtggtcCCTGCGGCCCCATACACACCAGCTTTCTAAAAATGAAGTGGATGCACTTAATTACCCACCAAATATGGGTTGAAACTCATTACATTAGTAAAGATCTGCATGGTTATCTGCCTGGAgtaccattgtttttttcttttccagtccTAGCATTAAATACACTCCTCTCTGGCACCATACCACATTTCAAAAGAATGACTTGAATGTCAACCAAAGCACCTTCCCTCACCTTTTGAAATTTCAAGACTCACTAAAATGGGTTAATATTTGAGACTTTatccaacacacaccacaaactgCAACACAGTGGTACATTTAACATGCTGACGCATTGTCTAAATCATGCCATTATGTTGAGGATCCGTATAGACATGTAGCTGTTTTATGCTATGAAGTAGTTTGTAATGACGATGATCAAAACATTACCAAGGATGTATGCACTGAAGGTTCATTTTATCTGATAGTCTGACGTGTCATTTATGAAATCTGCAAAAATCGACAAAATATTCTTCAAAAGgaaatgtgtatattttcattttgctgacGGCCTCCTGGAAGTCTCTCATGGAAACACCGGGTTCCCTGGTCCCTGGTTAGGGACCTCCTCAGCTGCAGCACGGCACGTCACatgaccagacctgggtcaaatacgtataaatttgttttggattcaaatacttttctgtgctctgttgatcttgtctagtgtaattgagcctgccaatatgatgagaaggcggggtttgcgcTTTCTGAGAGTATTGAATTGGTTCCAGTACACctgacaagatcagtaaagcgtagaaaagtatttgaatccaaaacaaatacatatttgacccaggtctgcacaTGACACACGACACAAGGCTGTTAACTGATATCAGAGCTGGTTGTCCTGCAAACCTGAAGACTGCTTGATCAGTGCACCTTCAGCTGTATCCAAGGAATCCTTCTGAAGGGCAAGCGTACTCAGCCGTAAAAACCATATCCACCTGCGTTACAGAAAATGGATCGCTTCTTAGCCACCTGTGTAACATTAATAAGAACCCCTGGTTGAAAATGGCGGGAACGTCATTAGCATTTCGCGAGACCGGGGACCAGATGCAAGTACGCAGAGCTTTAATTAATAAGGATTCGCAAATGACGTTCATGAATTCGGCTGCCTGAAAAAACATTAGCATGCATGTCTTAATTCATTTATTGGCTGAGGTCATTTCTGTACCACTGTATTTCTTCACACAGCGGGGGTCTCAGAACAtgaattttgaatatttatttttaaaaggcatttttgttttatgatgctggtattttttttcctttaaagggGCAGTTTAAAGGTCCCAAAATGAAACAACgctatgtttccacttacccgGCGTGctatctgtccatccagatttgatgagttttctagatatccactgcagctcaccctgatacaacTGACCTCAACAGGACCAAATTTTGTGGCACTCAAAACTTTACGAAAAACTGAACAGCACCATCTCTTTCCAGATATGATGACACGGTTACTCATGAACATCCACCGACCTGGttgcatcagaaaaaaaaactttctacCATAGTATACCAGCCGTATGTGAAACATGGCATTGCACCCCAGAATAAGTGAAAACTTagctttatttcttttttggatgaactgcccctttaatcTGTTATACAGAACAATTTGAGGATAATAATTCAGGGAAAGATATACCGACCACCACTTGCAGTCAAATTCATCCCATTGGCCTTTCATACAGAGGGAACACATTGAAGACATTCAAGGCTGTGTTTTGCAAGTCTCACTCTCCCATGctctctcctccgctctctctctctctttctctctctctcgctattgCTTGCTCTTctgctttctctcactctggAATAACAGTGTTTATGGAGATAGGTAGCAGGTTCTGGAGGTTGTGTTTTTGAATGCTAACCCTGTTGTTTCCGTTCTTTGCAGGGAAGGTGACTGGTGGCTAGCTCGTTCCCTGACTACGGGCGAAAGTGGTTACATTCCCAGCAATTACGTAGCACCTTCAGACTCCATCCAAGCAGAAgagtaaatcccctccacctctctctttctctcttcacaTTATGGTCATAATGCTTGAATTTAAACCGATGGCACTGACATAAAATATACCTCCAGCCCCCACCACATTTTCTTAGAAACTCACCCACTCGTCACCCGCAGTTCCGACCACTACCAGcgtccctttccccctccctaaTCCCGCCTTCATTTGCACCCATGTCCCCTCTCTTAATCCCGCCCTCATTTTCGCACCCTTGCTCTTGAGCCTTAGCGTACCGTCAGAGGATCGCAGGAAGTAAAGCAGAGTCGTGACCCGGAGCCAGCGTTCCTCAAGCCAAGCGTAGCTCACGCTCGAGACGCCGATGGCCGCTCGCCCTAAGTCTGCCTTTCCAGCCCAGCTGCACGCTAACGCgcgctcgcatgcacacacacacacacacacacacacacacacatcccgaCGTTCTGCCCGTCCCGGCCTAACTCTGACCCTCTCCggtgtgcccccctccccccccccccccccaggtggttCTTCGGGAGGATCACCCGCCGGGACTCGGAGAGGCTGCTCCTGAGCCTACAGAACCGGAGAGGGACGTTcctggtgagagagagcgagaccaCCAAGGGTGAGCGAGGCCCGAGCGAGGACCCTCAGCACGCCGAAAGGGCATTTCAGCCGcagtctttttttccaaaacgaGTGTCTCTAATACGCAGGCCCTGTTATCATTTCCCTGCGAGCAGTGTGCTATTGGAAAACAAAACGAGGGAACCGACAGTCCTCCGTAATTGCCGCAATGACAAATCCGAACTGCTTCTCAAAAGCTGGTTGTTTGTGTCCCGTGGGACCGGGATTTTCATTCAATTACGAACCTGCGAAATCGCTGTAATGAAATGAGGTGATTTAATCGAGGAATCATTCGTAACCGTTTGTAGATTAAAATCCGCGGCGCGGCGTTTCTGTCCCCTCGCGGACGGCGGGAGAGGCGTCTGACGGATGTGGCCggttctttgttttctgaaaatccGTTCCCCGTGCCGCGGCTCTTATTGATCCGTCGCCCTAATCGGATCTGCTGTGACTCCCCGTGGGGAGTGGCGTTTGTCAAACGCCACATCGGTGAACGAGGACGGGTCGTGACCCTGAAGGAGCAGGGCGGACTCGGGCCTTCATACAGTCAGAGCACAGTGGCCAAACAAGATTGCGAAACAAAACGGTATTTCTGGCTGTTTTAGGGAACGCTTGAATCCTCAGGAACTTGTCCCCCCGACACGCCCGGTGGAGAGCACGTTTTCCTGAACTGTGGCTGCGCACGattccattttgaaaagctcaGTGTGTTGAAAAGCGGTGTCGTGACATAGACCAACTACAGAGTTCCACGGCGCTCTCGCTAGAATTTCCCCCACTTTATCAGGGTAGTAGACTTACCGCCACTTGAAGCGCAGCTCACTGTcatgaatgaaaatgtgagAAACAGTGTGAGCGAGCTGATTCGAAGATTATATCATGCAGAAAGTGCGCGCTGTGCGTCAGAGCGAAGGCAGGGTTTTGTCATGGGAGAGGAGCGTTTCAGATCAGCAGTGAGGCACTgtggggtgggagagagaggcagaagtaGGTCACGGGCTGGATAACCGGAGGCAATGCATCGCCGCtcaaacggagagagagggggatggctTTGGGGGTGCACGCACTGACCCAGCTCTCTGTTTTAACAGCACCCCCTAGTGGTGTCCTTGAAGTATTGATCCtgtcaggttttttgttttgagattAGTTGTAGCTGTTGTGAAAAATGGaactaatttaataaatgttgttttgtggtGAATCAGGTTCAAGGCTTTCCTAAtcaccccccgccacccccccaaacccccccaggTGCCTACTGCCTATCCATCCTCGACTACGACAACACAAAGGGCCTCAATGTCAAACACTACAAGATCCGCAAGCTGGATAACGGAGGTTTCTACATCACGTCCAGAACCCAGTTCAACAGTCTGCAGCACCTGGTCAGCCACTACCGCAGTGAGTGAACATAGACCCAGGGGCCATGCTAGTTTGGGTCACAAAGTACCATAGAGTGTTGATACACATTATTACTCTCTGGAGATGGTCTTTAAAGGGAAGAAGATTGGAGAACTAACGTATATGGAAAGCTAACTGTGTTGAATTGGTTCATTATGtcatttatgtttatgtatggTAGTGACAAGAGTCCACACAGATACTGAACCAGAGTCCAAACAGATACTGAGGAGATGTCATCCTCAGATTCAATGTTTGAAATCTGTGGATGACATCTTACATGGATTCCAGTTATTTATAAATCGAaggcacaaaatggcaaaaatctATGCTCAAAATGTTAATTGATTATCCATTGCAATACATTGCCTGTTACTTGAGGGACTTATGAAGCCAGTTAAACTAGGGAATGATCAGGTGGATTGAGGGAACCGGTTGGGAATTTTTCCTTGGAACTGGGGGCACAGTCCCCCTTTTTTGTTCTATGAGATGCACTGTTAGGCTGTTAGTGGGTGTAACGGTGGGTCTTTTTGTTAACCCCCTCCCAGAGCACGCAGACGGGCTGTGTCACAACCTGACGGAGATCTGCCCCATCCTGAAGCCCCAGACCCAGGGGCTGTCCCGGGACGCCTGGGAGATCCCCCGTGAGTCCCTCAGGCTGGACGTGAAGCTGGGACAGGGCTGTTTCGGGGAGGTCTGGATGGGTACGGTACTCTGTcctgaacacatacacatgcacatgcgcacgcattcatggacacacacacacacacacacacacatccgcgcacacacgcaagcataaacgcacatatacacacacgcactcacctgcacacatagtatcacacacacacacatacacaaacatgccaGGGAGGTGGTAGAAAACATAAATAGCGTATCTTGAGCCAACAGCTGCATAAACATAAAAAGTGCTTTCCAAAAGTCTGTCATTCACAACATAAGGAAAAGAGGGTAATTGCGTCTTAATTTGAATGTCCGGCTGGATCGCGAATGTCCGTGATTCTGCTCATGTCACGGACGTCATCGTAAAACACCCGGTTGACTGCGGCGAGAGGGGTTGTCAGTTTTAACCTGGCCTTGCGTGTTCCCGCGCAGGCATGTGGAACGGCACGACGCAGGTGGCCATCAAGACGCTGAAGCCGGGCACCATGTCGCCTGAAGCCTTCCTCCAGGAAGCCCAGGTGATGAAGAAGCTGAGGCACGAGAAGCTGGTGCAGCTGTACGCCGTGGTGTCCGAGGAGCCCATCTACATCGTCACCGAGTTCATGGCCCAAGGTTCGTGCCGCACAAAATTATGGGAAAGGAGATTTACACAGAGTACTTCAGTTCGGTGGTTTCCAAACTTTCAGAGCCAACGATTAACTTAATGAGCGAATGCCTTATCTGTCACCTTCCCTTTATTAAAACGTAGCGTCTGTCTTCAGTTTAAGCATTAAAATGAACTGGACTGTGTGTAAAAGTTCAGGACTTAATTTGACTGATGGAAAGTGTATTACCTGACCAACAGTTTGGGAACTGCTCCTTTAAATAATTCCCGAGCAGTTTTATCAAAGCAA
This window contains:
- the LOC135238406 gene encoding proto-oncogene tyrosine-protein kinase Src-like isoform X1, translating into MGASKSKHKNPGQRSRSLDGTIGSSGGGYRQSPAQQTMTPNRSPAVDGTRGGSRHHVNSAELALFGGVDHMGGYNSPQRAGTLAGGVTTFVALYDYESRTASDLSFKKGDRLQIVNNTRKLNSREGDWWLARSLTTGESGYIPSNYVAPSDSIQAEEWFFGRITRRDSERLLLSLQNRRGTFLVRESETTKGAYCLSILDYDNTKGLNVKHYKIRKLDNGGFYITSRTQFNSLQHLVSHYRKHADGLCHNLTEICPILKPQTQGLSRDAWEIPRESLRLDVKLGQGCFGEVWMGMWNGTTQVAIKTLKPGTMSPEAFLQEAQVMKKLRHEKLVQLYAVVSEEPIYIVTEFMAQGSLLDFLKGDAGRMLRLPQLVDMASQIAAGMAYVERMNYVHRDLRAANILVGDSLVCKVADFGLARLIEDNEYTARQGAKFPIKWTAPEAALYGRFTIKSDVWSFGVLLTELATKGRVPYPGMVNREVLDQVERGYRMPRPAECPESLHELMLSCWRKEAEERPTFEYLQNFLEDYFTSTEPQYQPGENL
- the LOC135238406 gene encoding proto-oncogene tyrosine-protein kinase Src-like isoform X2; its protein translation is MGASKSKHKNPGQRSRSLDGTIGSSGGGYRQSPAQQTMTPNRSPAVDGTRGGSRHHVNSAELALFGGVDHMGGYNSPQRAGTLAGGVTTFVALYDYESRTASDLSFKKGDRLQIVNNTEGDWWLARSLTTGESGYIPSNYVAPSDSIQAEEWFFGRITRRDSERLLLSLQNRRGTFLVRESETTKGAYCLSILDYDNTKGLNVKHYKIRKLDNGGFYITSRTQFNSLQHLVSHYRKHADGLCHNLTEICPILKPQTQGLSRDAWEIPRESLRLDVKLGQGCFGEVWMGMWNGTTQVAIKTLKPGTMSPEAFLQEAQVMKKLRHEKLVQLYAVVSEEPIYIVTEFMAQGSLLDFLKGDAGRMLRLPQLVDMASQIAAGMAYVERMNYVHRDLRAANILVGDSLVCKVADFGLARLIEDNEYTARQGAKFPIKWTAPEAALYGRFTIKSDVWSFGVLLTELATKGRVPYPGMVNREVLDQVERGYRMPRPAECPESLHELMLSCWRKEAEERPTFEYLQNFLEDYFTSTEPQYQPGENL
- the LOC135238406 gene encoding proto-oncogene tyrosine-protein kinase Src-like isoform X3; this encodes MGASKSKHKNPGQRSRSLDGTIGSSGGGYRQSPAQQTMTPNRSPAVDGTRGGSRHHVNSAELALFGGVDHMGGYNSPQRAGTLAGGVTTFVALYDYESRTASDLSFKKGDRLQIVNNTWFFGRITRRDSERLLLSLQNRRGTFLVRESETTKGAYCLSILDYDNTKGLNVKHYKIRKLDNGGFYITSRTQFNSLQHLVSHYRKHADGLCHNLTEICPILKPQTQGLSRDAWEIPRESLRLDVKLGQGCFGEVWMGMWNGTTQVAIKTLKPGTMSPEAFLQEAQVMKKLRHEKLVQLYAVVSEEPIYIVTEFMAQGSLLDFLKGDAGRMLRLPQLVDMASQIAAGMAYVERMNYVHRDLRAANILVGDSLVCKVADFGLARLIEDNEYTARQGAKFPIKWTAPEAALYGRFTIKSDVWSFGVLLTELATKGRVPYPGMVNREVLDQVERGYRMPRPAECPESLHELMLSCWRKEAEERPTFEYLQNFLEDYFTSTEPQYQPGENL